From one Oncorhynchus clarkii lewisi isolate Uvic-CL-2024 chromosome 6, UVic_Ocla_1.0, whole genome shotgun sequence genomic stretch:
- the LOC139412468 gene encoding ZP domain-containing protein-like, producing MQGDADAPATKQPPTTTTPWPTTTPPWPTTTTTTTTTTPGSLYPSTAPLSKLPLHFSLLVDSSVPSCDEGMYLPRFVQPTPHNGEHLHAEVNKELEFRVKAEATHSTINDVIVSGPLNITNHMTTQGEFVIRWTPIRDNLGEYFPICFITEGISGSSVYQSEMRCVVVEVGRRKVKAKVVCDETKMTVEVEKSSVTEIHEDHLRLNDPSNSACDLQRLSNSTHIIGVIPLNACGTQIEEDDDNLIFKNQITTFDNPNDIITRHHQVEFQFYCQYAKRGNVSLGFTAHRDSITVVEKGFGTFTYQFEFYQTSQFANMVDPRDYPLDVEVKQMIYMDIEAVSTVNNTELFVESCRAAPYDNPDYHPTYPIIENGCIVDETVQIFSPRHQRHFQFGMEAFKFIGMHDQVYISCSVILCEAGNPNTRCAQGCVNSTSPQPAGHHHRKREAAMQTAKHHISQGPLRLRKSSESSVTNVNMGLMVGCIVAAVAVLCGVMLYKSKTSGVKYQPLTTFET from the exons ATGCAGGGAGACGCCGACGCTCCAGCTACCAAACAACC gcccactaccaccaccccctGGCCCACTACAACCCCCCCCTggcccactaccaccaccaccactaccaccaccaccccaggaAGCCTGTATCCCTCCACTGCTCCCCTCAGCAAACTCCCTCTGCATTTCTCTCTTCTGG TGGACTCTAGTGTTCCGTCCTGCGATGAGGGTATGTACCTGCCCAGGTTCGTGCAGCCGACACCACACAACGGAGAACATCTCCACGCCGAGGTCAACAAAGAGCTGGAGTTCAGGGTCAAGGCCGAGGCTACACACTCAAC GATTAATGATGTCATCGTCAGTGGACCTCTGAACATCACCAATCACATGACTACCCAGGGGGAGTTTGTCATCCGGTGGACACCCATCCGGGACAATCTGGGGGAGTATTTCCCCATTTGCTTCATCACTGAGGGGATTTCTGG ATCTAGTGTCTATCAGTCTGAGATGAGATGTGTTGTGGTGGAGGTCGGACGCAGAAAGG TCAAAGCCAAGGTGGTGTGTGACGAGACCAAGATGACGGTAGAAGTGGAGAAGTCCTCTGTTACTGAAATTCACGAGGACCACCTCCGCCTCAACGATCCCAGTAACTCTGCCTGCGACCTGCAACGCCTCTCTAACAGCACCCACATCATTGGAGTCATCCCCCTCAATGCCTGTGGCACTCAGATAGAG GAGGACGACGACAACCTCATCTTCAAGAACCAAATCACCACCTTCGACAACCCCAACGACATCATCACCAGGCACCACCAGGTGGAGTTCCAGTTCTACTGCCAGTACGCCAAACGTGGCAACGTGTCCCTGGGCTTCACTGCACACAGGGACAGCATCACGGTGGTGGAGAAAGGCTTCGGCACGTTCACCTACCAGTTTGAGTTCTACCAGACCAGCCAGTTCGCCAACATGGTGGATCCCCGTGACTACCCGTTAGACGTGGAGGTGAAGCAGATGATCTACATGGACATCGAGGCCGTGTCCACTGTGAACAACACTGAGCTCTTCGTGGAGTCCTGCAGAGCGGCGCCGTACGACAACCCCGACTACCATCCCACCTACCCCATCATAGAAAACGG gtgcATTGTGGACGAGACGGTTCAAATCTTCTCACCGCGTCACCAGAGACATTTCCAGTTCGGAATGGAGGCTTTCAAATTCATCGGAATGCATGACCAG GTGTACATCAGCTGTTCAGTGATCCTGTGTGAGGCTGGGAACCCCAACACCCGGTGTGCCCAGGGCTGCGTCAACTCCACCTCCCCCCAGCCTGCTGGTCACCACCACCGAAAGAGAGAGGCCGCCATGCAAACGGCCAAACACCACATCTCCCAGGGTCCTTTGCGCCTGAGAAAGAGTTCAGAGAGCTCAG TGACCAACGTGAACATGGGGTTGATGGTTGGGTGTATCGTAGCAGCCGTTGCCGTGCTGTGCGGAGTGATGCTCTACAAGTCCAAAACATCAGGCGTTAAATACCAGCCCCTGACAACATTTGAGACTTAG